TATAGTGTATCTAGTTTTTGCATTAGATCGATCAGTACGATCACCCCAATCTCTTTGCGTTGTAACTATAGATTCAGCAAATAATAAAGTATTTTTTACAGATACATAACCCATTTCTGTCGCAAGAAATGGCCATGTGTTTTTATTCCCATGGATAAAAGACAATCCACCACCTATTAAAATGTTAAATCCTATTATTGTTTGATTTTTGACAATAGCAATAAAATTCATATCATTTGCATATAAATCTACATCATTATACGGCGGAACGACAACTGTTGTTTTAAATTTTCTTGGTAAATAAGTTTTTCCTAAAATAGGCTCTTTATCTGTTGTAGAAACTTTTTTTTTATCTAACCAAATTTCTGCATAAGCTTTAGTATGAGGCAACAATAACTCTGAAATTTTTCTAGCCCATTCATAAGCTTCTTTATGAATTAAAGATTCCATTGGATTAGAAGTGCAAAGCACATTTCTATTAACATCATTAGCTGTTGCCAATGAATCTAATTCTATGCGATGCAACATTTTGTGAACATCTTTTAATTTATTTTTTAAAATTCCATGAAATTGAAAAGTTTGACGATTTGTTAGTCTAATTGTACCATATAATGTATTTTTGCTTGCAAAATAATCAATATCCAACCATTTTTTTGCTTTAATAACACCTCCAGGTAACCGGCAACGAAGCATCATTGCATATCGGGGTTCTAATTTTTGTTCATGACGTTCTAAACGTAAATCTCGATCATCTTGCTGATACATACCATGAAATCGAATAAGAGAAAAATTATCTCCACTAAAACCATTAGTAATCTCATTTTTTAAATCTTCAACAATTGTCCCTCTAAGATAATTACTATTTTTTTTTATTCTCTCAGCATCAGTAAGTTTTTGAATAGGTTCTATTATTTTATTTTTTTTATTCATTAATATACATCTCTTTTATAACGTTGATTTAAACGTAAATTATTTAAAAATTCATCAGCATACTCAAGATTCATACCTGTATTTTTACTAATAACATCTAATAATGCTTTTTCCACATCTTTTGCCATTTTAGAAGCATTTCCGCAAACGTATATTTGAGCTCCATCTTGTATCCAAGACCATACTTCTTTACTATTTTCTTTAATTTTATCTTGTATATATACCTTATATTCTTGATCTTGTGACCAAGCCAAACTCATTTTAGTAAGAAGTCCTTTTTTCATATATTGTTGCCATTCTATTTGATATAAAAAATCTTCAGTAAAACAAGGATTTCCAAAAAAAATCCAATTTTTACCTTTAGATCCATCATTGTCTCTTTGTTGCATAAAAGCGCGAAACGGAGCAATACCTGTACCTGAACCAATCATAATAATCGGTGTATTCTGATCTATAGGTAAACGAAAATTATTGTTTTTTTCAATAAAAATTTTTATTGTATCGTCTGGTTTTAGAGACTGTGAAAGATAACCAGAAGCACCTCCTAAATACACATGACCAGAAATTACTTTTTTTACCACTCCAACTGTAATATGAATTTCTTCATCATTTTCATCTTGAGACGAAGAAATAGAATATAATCTAGGTGTTAATGGACGTAATAAATCGATTAATTCTTCTGAAGATATTTTGAATGGATGATCATAAAACATTTTAGATAAAGGAGTTTCAAGAACATAATTTTGAAAATAAATCTCGTTAGAAATAATATTTTTTAAAAATTTATTTTTTGTAAGAAACGCGTACTTTTTCACAATATTTTTAGTATTATTAGTTAATTCAAAATGATTTTTTAAAGCGTCAAAAATAGTGATAGTATTATTACTAATTGTAATTTTATTAAATTCTTTAATAGAAGTTAATTCTAGTATTTTCTTCACTAAATTAGTATCATTTTTATACCAAACACCAAGAGCATCACCTGGTTTATAGTGAATATTTAAATTACGGATATCAATTTCGATATGACGAATATCTTTATTAGAATTGCGACCAGTAATTTTTTGATTTATTGATATAATAGCCGTAGCAGGATTGTTTTTATTATAAACAGAATGTTTAGTTAAAGGATGAATTTCATGTTTTGAAGATGCAAAAGAAACATTATTATTTGAAATATATTTATTAATTGATGCCAGTAATTCTTTAGACCATTTAATATAATCATTTTCATATTCAATATCAGAATCAAATCGGTTAAGTAAAGATTTTCCTCCTAACTCTTGTAATCGTTTATCAAAATCTTTACCTGCTTGACAAAAAAAATTATAAGATGTATCTCCAAGACCAAAAATACTATAATACAAATTTTTTAATTGTGGAGCTTTTTTTGACATTAAAAATTTATATAAAGAAAATGCTTCTTCCGGAGGTTCACCTTCTCCTTGAGTTGAAATAATTAAAATTAATATTTTTTCATCTTGTATCTTTTTAAATTTATAATCAAGAGCATTAATTAAATTAACATTTTTATTGTTATTTTTTAAATATTCATACAGACGTTCAGATAATAACTTTGCATTACCAGTTTGAGAAGCGGATATAATAGTAATACGTTGTTCTGAATTATTTTGATTTATTTGAAGAGAAGGTAAATCAGGTAACTGATTTGCAATTTTCCAAAAATAACCTGACAACCAAGCACATTGAATATTTGAACATGTATTTTCAAGTTTTTTTAAATTATTTAATTGTTCTGAACTTAAGGGAAGTAAAATATCAAACATATTTTGATTTTTCATTGTACTAAATATCCAAATTTCATTTAATGAAACACTCAATGTTATTAATAAAATATAATCTTTTAAAAAATATTAAATTATTTATGAATTTTTTAATAAAAAATTACATATTTTTTTCCAGATCTATTAATTTTTCTTTTGCATGTTGTATGACAATATCAGGCAATCCAGACAATGAAGCTACAGATATACCATAACTTTTTCTTGATACTCCATTTTTAATTTTATATAAAAAAGCTATATGTGAATGATTTTCAAAAGCAGTAAAATGAAAATTTTTTACATATTTATTTGTCAATGACATTTTTGTCAATTCAAAAAAATGAGTGGACAATAATGTCATAGATTTAATTTTATCGATTAAATATTGCGTACACGACCACGCTAAAGATAATCCTTCATTTGTTGAAGTACCTCTACCTAGTTCATCTATTAAAACTAGACTATTACATGTTGCATTATGAAGAATGTTCGATATTTCTGTCATTTCCATCATAAATGTTGAATATCCATTACTTAAATCATCTGCAGAACCAATTCTCGTAAAAATTTTATCAATAACACCAATTAAAGCAAATTTAGCTGGAACGAAACTACCCATCCATGCCATTATTACAATAAGAGCGATTTGACGCATATAAGTACTTTTTCCACCCATATTTGGACCTGTGATCATAATCATTCTTTGATTTTTAGATAAAACAATAGAATTACTTATAAAAGGTGTATTTAAAAAACATTCTACAACAGGATGACGACTATCTAATAAAGAAATACCATATTTTTTAGTCATAATAGGACATACATAATTTAAAGATATAGAACGTTCTGATAAATTTGTTAATACATCTAATTCTGACAATGCTGATGCACTATCTTTTAACCTATCTAAAAACGGAGCTATAATATCAAAAATTTCTTCATATAATTTTCTTTCTAAAGATAGTGCTTGTGTTTCTGCATTCGCAACTTTTTCTTCATGTTTTTTTAATAATGGAATACTATAACGTTCTGTGTTTTTTAATGTTTGTATTCTAATATAATGCTTAGGAATTAAATTAATATGACGTTTATGAACTTGAATATAATATCCAATAATGTTATTAAATCTAATTTTAAACGACTCAATCATTAATTTATTTTTTTCTCGTTGTTCAAATTTTTTTATAAAATCTGCAGAACTTATCTTAATATCTCTTAATTTATCAAGATGAATATTATAATTAGAAGCTATTACACCTCCATCACGAATAAATCGAGATGGATTTATACTAATTGCTTTATTCAATAAAATCAAAATTTCGCTGAAATATCCAATAGATAAACGTATATTTTTAATATGCTTAAATTTTATTTTTTTTAAAATAACGTGTAATTTTGGTAAAATTTGCAATGTAGCACGCATGCGTATAAAATCATGAGGTGAAGCAGTACGTAAAGCCAAACGAGAATAAATTCTTTCTAAATCATTTACTTGACGCAAAATTGATTGAACTTCTTTGTAAAATAACTGTAAAATTTTTACACTTTCATGACGATTTCTTACAATTTTAAAATTTTTCAATGGAGAATGTAACCAACGATTTAACATTCTACTTCCCATAGAAGTCACTGTTTTATTTAATATAGAAGAAAGGGTATTTTTAGTTTCACCTGAAATATTTTGAGTAATTTCCAAACTTTTACGTGTACTAATATGCATGAAAATATTATCTTCCATGTAATTATTTTTTAAATTTCGAATATGAGGTAAAACATTCATGTGCATGAATTTAACATATTGTAGTAAGCATCCAGCAGGGCGTATGATAAAGTCACTTTTCTCTATTCCAAAGCCATTTAAACTACAAGTTTTAAACTGTAAGTTGAGTAACTTATATGCAGTTTCTAAATCAAATTCAAATAATGGACGTTGACGAATACACTTTCTATTCTTAATCAAAAAAACATCTGAAAAATTTTCAGGATACAGTATTTCTTTAGGATTCGTACGTTCAATTTCTGAAAGTAAAGAACTGGGATAAAAATGTCGGGATACACCAAAAAAACCCAAAGAAATATCTAAAATAGCATATGCAAATTGATTATTTTCTTTCCAAATCGCAGCTATAAAATTATCTTCATTTTCTTCTAAAAAAGCTTCATCTGTAATCGTTCCAGGAGTGATGACACGTACTATTTTTCGTGTAATCAATTTTTTTTTAGAAAAATCTTCTTTTACTTGATCACATACTGCAATAGATTCACCTAACTTTACAAGTTTTGATAAATAATATTCTGCCGTATGACATGGAATCCCGGCCATTGGTATAATATTTTTATTTGAATATCCTTTTTTTGTCAAAGTAATTTTTAATAGCTTAGAAATACGTTCTGCATCTTCATAAAACAATTCATAAAAATCCCCCATTTGATAAAACAATAACATATCCGGATATTGTGATTTTAAAGATAAATACTGTTTTATCATTGGTGTATGATTATTTAGATTAAGATCAATATTTATTTTTTTGTGCATCATATGCAATCCATATTTTTTATATGTATGTTTTTTTTTCAAAAAACATATGATATTTTATACAATGTATAAAACTCTATTAGTAATATAATATTTTTATTTTTAAAAACTGATAGTATAAAATCAATCAAAATACGCTTAGGTATAAAATATGAAAAAAATATTTATTATTTTATGGAGTATCTTTTTATCCTATAATGCTATAGCTCATGAATTTAATAATAGAAAAGAATACACTGTTAAAAATAAAAATATGACTCATGTTCCTTATGTAATGGAATTTTTTTCATTTTTTTGTCCATATTGCTATGAATTAGAAAAAACATACAACATAAATCAATTAATAAAAAAAAATATCCATCAAAATATTAAAATACAAAAATATCATGTTAATTTTTTAGGAGGAAAATTTAGTTATATTTTAACAAAATCTTGGATAATAGCACAACAAATAGGAATTGAAGAAAAAATTGTACTACCTCTTTTTAAAGGTATTCAAGAAACTCATACAATTAAAGATATAGATAGTATAAAAAAATTGTTTCAAAAAGAAGCTGGAATTAATCAAAATCAATTCAATAATTTTTGGAATAGTATAACTATAAATATACTAGTACAAAAAAAAAACCAATGTGTAGCTAAATCTCATTTAGATTATGTTCCCATAATGATTATTAATGGAAAATATGTCATTAACTATTCTACATTAGAAAAAAAATTTAAAAAAAATTTTTCTGAAAAATACATTAAACTTATTAAGTTTTTAATTAATAAAGACAGAAATAATAGTATATAATAATTATTTCTGTTAAATTTTTTTATATATAATCAAAAAAATATCTATAAAAAATTATTTTTAAAAAATACAAATATTAATTATTTTAAATTTCAAGAGAAAACATGTGCAGAAGAAAAAACATCCAATTATTATAATAGATGGAACTCTATATCTATATTATTATTATTATGGATTACGTCATTTTGATAATAACTCAGTTACACCATGTAGTGCTATATGGGGTATATTAAAAATGACAAGTAATCTTTTAAAAAAGTATAGTAGTTCAAAAAAAATTATTATTGTGTTTGATTCTTTTAAAAAAACTTTTAGAAACAAGCTGTTTGAAAAATATAAAAACAATAGACCTCCTATGCCAAATGCACTTTATATTCAAATTCAACCGCTTTTTAATATACTTAAAACGATTGGTATTAAAACACTTGCTATTCCAGGAATAGAAGCAGATGATATTATTGGAAGTTTAGCATATCAACTAGAAGAAAAAGGAGAAAAAATATTAATTGTTAGTCATGACAAAGATATGATACAACTTGTTACTAATAATATTAATATATTGCATAAAAAAAATAATTGTATTATTACTCCGGAGACAATAAAAAAAAAATATGGTATTCAACCTAAAGAATTTATTGATTTTCTAGCTTTAATGGGAGATTCTTCAGATAATATTCCAGGTGTTCCTAAAATTGGTATAAAAACTGCACTTTATTTATTAAGTCAATTTTCTAATATTAGAAACATTTATTATAATATTGAAAAAATACCATTTTTAAAATTACGAAATGCTAAAAATATTGCTATCCAATTAAAAAATAATAAAGAAATAGCTTTTCTATCATATCAATTAGCTACAATAAAATTAGATATTCCTATTCATATAACTTCAAAAGAAATGTTTTTAAAAAAATGTTCCATCCAAAATTTATTTAATTTTTTTAAAAACTTTAAACTTATGTAATAGAAGTATTTTTATAAAAAAATCATAATTTTCTCAACTAATTATTAAAATTTTGATTATACCAATCATTTAATTGCAACTCTAACTTTTTAATGCCTATCTTTTTAGTAGATGAAAATAATTCAATTTGAAAAAAATCTAATAATGAATCTAGTTGTTTATATACCATATGCAATTGAATTTTTTGCTGATTAACTGTAATTTTATCACATTTAGTTAAAAGAATTAAAATAGAAATTTTATTATTTTTCGCTATATTAATGATTTTTTGATCAAGTTTTTTTAAAGGATATCTAATATCCATTAATAATACCAAACTTTTTAATTGTATGCGTTGTTCTAAATAATTGTACACTTTTTTTTCCCATTTTTTTCTCACTAATATAGGTGCTTTAGCATAACCATATCCAGGAAGATCAACTATCCTAAAATCCGAAACTACTTTAAAGAAATTAATTAATTGTGTTCTACCAGGAGTTTTACTAAAACGAGCTAATTTTTTTTGACCAGTTAATGAATTAATAGCACTAGATTTTCCTGAATTAGAATAACCAACAAACGCAACTTCAAAACCATCTTGAGTTTCAATATCATGTATGTTGGAATAACTTTTAAAAAATTTTGTTTTTTTATAATCTAATGATTTCACAATTAAATCCTGTTTTCTGAATATTTTAAAAACTATTTTAAAAAATAAATTATTTTTTAAATGTAATATATATACTATTTCTTTAATAATTTATCTTTTTTCTAATTTTTCTATTTGAAAAATTATTTGTTTTATATCTTTTTATCTATAATATTTTAAGAGGAAAAAATGCATCAAAACATAAGAAATATTGCTATTATAGCACATGTAGATCACGGAAAAACTACATTACTTGATAAACTATTGCAACAATCAGGAACATTCCAAGATCATGAAGAAAAGACTGAAAGAGTTATGGACTCGAATGCTTTGGAAAAAGAACGAGGTATTACAATTTTATCTAAAAATACTTCTATAAAATGGGATAATTATAAAATAAATATAGTCGATACCCCTGGACATGCTGATTTTGGTGGTGAAGTCGAACGTGTAATGTCTATGGTAGATTCAGTGTTACTAGTGGTAGATGCATTAGATGGACCAATGCCACAAACACGATTTGTAACTAAAAAAGCATTTAAGTATGGCTTAAATCCTATTGTTGTAATAAATAAAATTGATAGAGTACATGCTCGTCCTGATTGGGTAGTAGACCAAGTTTTTGATCTTTTTGTTAATCTGGATGCTAATGATCAACAACTTGATTTTCCTATTATATATACTTCTGCTGTTCTTGGTACTTCAGGAACAGATTATCTTCATATGAAAGATAATATGATTCCATTATATGAAGCCATAATACAACATGCTCCAGCTCCTAATGTTGATCCTAACGAAAAATTTCAAATGCAAATTTCGCAACTAGATTATAATAATTATTTAGGAGTAATAGGAATTGGTCGTATTAAACAAGGATTTATCAAACCAAACGATCAAATAACTATTGTTGATAATAATGGAAAAAAACGTAATGGAAAAATTAGTAAAGTTTTAAATTACTTCGGATTAAAAAGAATAGAAATTGATAAAGGAGAAGCAGGAGATATTATTGCTATTACAGGGATTAATCAATTAAATATTTCTGATACTATTTGTCATCCTGAAAATTTAAAACCCCTGCCAGAATTAAGTATTGATGAACCTACTGTTAACATGTTTTTTTCTGTTAATACTTCACCTTTTTCAGGACAAGAAGGTAAATATATCACATCTCGTCAAATTTTAGATCGATTAAAAAAAGAACAAATTCACAATGTGGCTTTACAAATTAATGAAACAGAAGACGCAAATATTTTTTCTGTATCTGGACGCGGTGAATTACATTTATCTATATTAATTGAAAATATGCGTCGTGAAGGATTTGAATTAGAAGTATCTCGTCCTAAAATAATTTTTCGTGAGACAGATGGAATCAAAAAAGAACCTTTTGAAAACGTCACTTTAGATATTGAAGAAAAACATCAAGGAAATGTTATGCAGTTTATAGGAGTAAGAAAAGGTGAATTAAAAAATATGACTATGGACTCAAAGGGAAGAGTTCGTCTTGATTATATATTATCTAGTAGAGCGTTAATTGGTTTTCGAACAGAATTTATGAGTATTACTTCTGGAACAGGATTATGTTATTCGTCTTTCAATAAGTATGATGAAGCTCAAAAGAACGATATTGGACAGAGAAAAAATGGAGTTCTAGTATCTAATAATACGGGTGTAGCAGTTGGTTTTTCTTTATTTAATTTACAAGAAAGAGGAAAATTATTCATAGGACATGGTACAAAAGTATATGAAGGACAAATAATAGGGCTTCATAATCGAACTAATGACTTAACAGTAAATTGTTTGACCGGTAAAAAATTAACAAATATGAGAGCTTCTGGAACTGATGAAGCAATAGTTCTTACGACTCCTATTATTTTAACTCTAGAAGAATCATTAGGATTTATTAATGATGATGAACTTGTAGAAGTAACACCTTGTTCCATACGTTTACGTAAACGTTATTTGAAAGAAAATGAAAGAAAAAAAGCTAATCGTAATAAAAACATTTAATTTCAATAAAAAATTATAATATATTATATAATTCTATTTACTCAATAGAATTATATAAAATATATTTCTTTAATATTCTATATATTTCTAAAAAATTAACGTTCTAATAAATTAGAAATTAATATATGAAATTTATTTTTTTGGTGCATTAGACATAAATGCTCAGCAGAAATAATAGTTTTTAAATGCTTTATCGATTTTTTAAAATCATCATTAATGATCAAATAATCATATTCTGAATAATGTTGCATTTCATCTACTGCTTTTTCCATTCTTTTTGAAATTACTGTTTCGCTGTCTTGTCCTCTTGATTTTAACCTTTTATATAACGTATCTTTAGATGGTGGTAACAAAAAAATACTTTTTGATTCAGGCATTTTATATCGAATTTGCTTGGCCCCTTGCCAGTCAATATCGAGAAAAACATCAATTCCAGAAAATAACATTTTTTCAATAAATTGACGTGAAGTTCCATAATAATTATTAAAAACTTTAGCATATTCTAAAAAAGAATCTTTTTTGATCATTCTCTGAAACTCTTTTTTTGATATGAAATAATAATCTTTTCCATGTAATTCACCAGGCCGTATCATTCGAGTAGTATGAGAAATAGATACCTGACTATTATAGACAGACTTTAATTTTAATATTTCTTGAATTAAACTTGATTTTCCTGTTCCACTTGGTGCTGAAATAATAAAAAGAATACCTCGAGACATGATGTTTTAAAAATAATATTAGCTAAAAATTGTATAAAAACAAAAATCTACTTTTATAATTAAAAAAATATTTTATATATATAAAACATAAAATTTTTTTTTTACTTTTTATAAAAATATACACGTAAAAATATAATTTTTCTAAATTTAATTTTTTATTAAAAATATGTTTTCAAATCCATATATTCTAAATATATTATTTACATCTATAGATTGAGATAATACTGCTTGTATCCAAATCTCTTCTGATTTGATTTTCACTAAAGATAATAAAAAACCAATTTTATACCATTTATGCTCTACCTTAGTTTCAATAATAGAACCTATTTCAGGAGAAATATTACCTGTACCAGTTAAACAACATAAAAAACGTTTATTTAAATTTTTAAAAAATATTCGTGCTATAGTTTCTTGTCCATAATAACATCCTTTTTGAAAACTTATAGCTTTAAGCTTATCTAAATTGATTGCTTGAGGTGTAAATTTCTTAGAAGTGTTTATGTCAATCACAGGAAATCCGGCCTCAATATCTAATAGCAACCACTGTTCGCTATTATTTAAAAAAATTTTTTCATTAATTTTTTCTTTAAAAAATAAAAAATCTGATAAATTCAAAATTAATAAAAATCTTTCTGATGGTTCTGAAAACCATAATACTACTTTTTTATTTTCATAAACTACTGGACAATTTTTATCTGGTATTTTAATGAAAAATTTTAATAAAAACAATCTAGAATTTAATCCTGCAATTCCTATTAAATAAATATTCTTTAATTCAATTATTTTTATTTTTGAAAAAATAGAATACTTTTTTAATTCTTTGACTTGCATATTAGATATACTTTTTCTTTGAATGTAAGCGTATCCTTTATCATAATGAAATAAACGCATAGTACTCCATACCTTTCCATTAAAGTTACAATGAGCACAAAGTGTGTGATGTGCTTGAAACAATAAATTCATATCAATTGTCAATTGATTTTGAAGGTATTTTTTACTATCTGGACCCTCTATATAAATAAGAGACCACTCTTCTAATAATATCATTGTTAATGATAGTTCATTTGAAGGATAAACAATATTTTGAAACTTTATAAAAGATGACATTTTTTTTTCCTAAATTCTATTTAAAAATAATTTTTTATAAAACCAAAATAAATGCATCTAGGCAATATAAATATATATATAATAAAAAAATATATTTCATATATATCAAATATAAATCAAAATTATTATATTTTATATTAAATTAATAGAAGAATTATAAAGCTATGATAGAAAAAAAAATAATTATGAATCAAGTTAATAATTTAAAAAAACGAACACAATATCTTAAGAGGTATCTTTGACTATACTCAAAAAAAAATACGTCTTGCAGAAATTGATTTAGAATTATCATCACCTGAAATATGGAATAAAAAAATATTTTTAAAAAAACTAAACAAAGAAAAATATTTTTTAAATTCAATCGTTCAAAAAATTAACGACATAGAAAAAAATATTCAAGAAGTCATTATATTCTTTAAATTAGCGATAGAAACCTCAGATAAGGTAGTAATAAAAGATATTATTACAGATATAAAAAAAATAGAACAAGAAGTTAAAAAACTCGAATTTTATCGTATGTTTGCAAAAAAAAATGACCACTGTAATTGTTATATTGATATACAATCTGGATCAGGAGGAACAGAAGCACAAGATTGGGCTCAAATATTACTTAGAATGTATTTAAAATGGGCAGATAAAAAAGGTTTTAAAACAGAAATTATTCATGAATCAGTTGGAGATATAGTTGGAATTAAATCTTCTACTATAAAAGTATATGGTGAATATGCTTTCGGTTGGCTAAGAACAGAAACAGGGATACATCGTTTGATTAGAAAAAGTCCTTTTGATTCAGGAAAAAGAAGACATACTTCTTTTAGTTCAATTTTTATATATCCAGATATAGATGATAAAATTTGCATAGATATTAATCCTTCTGATTTAAGAATAGATGTTTATAGAGCTTCAGGTGCTGGAGGACAGCATGTAAATAGAACTGAATCAGCTGTTCGTATTACGCATTTACCTACTAAAATCGTCACTCAATGCCAAAATAATCGTTCTCAACACAAAAATAAAGAACAAGCAATACAACAAATGAAATCAAAATTATATGAAATGAAGGTAAGACAAAAACAAAAAGAAAAACAAAAACTAGAAAAAAGCAAATCGGATATTACCTGGGGCAATCAAATACGCTCATATATACTAGATAATTCAAAAGTTAAAGATTTACGTACTGGAATTGAAAAAAATCATGTGCAATCTGTCCTAGATGGTGACTTAGATGATTTTATTGAACAAAGCTTAATAATTGGATTATAAGGAAAAATAACATTGGAAACAAAAAATAATTATAAATATCAAAATATAGATCATAATGAATCAAAAATCAGAAAAATCAAACTTAATAATATGAAAAAAACAGGTTTTTCTTTTCCAAATAATTTTAAAAAAAACATTACTTTAAAAGAAATTCATGAAAAATACAGTAATAAAAATATCAGTGAACTTCAAGAATTAAATATTTCAGTTTCTATTGCTGGTCGTATGATGCAAAGACGCATTATGGGAAAAGCATCTTTCTTTAATCTACAAGATATAGAAGGAACAATACAAATTTATATACAAGAAAAAAAAATATCTTCTGATTTTTATAAAAATCATTTTAAAAAATGGGATATTGGAGATATTTTAGGTGTAGTAGGAACATTATTTAAGACTAAAACAGGAGAATTATCTATTTATTGTCATAATGTAGAAATACTTAATAAATCCTTAAAATCTTTACCGGATAAATTTCATGGATTGTCTAATCAAGAAATACGTTATCGACAAAGATATTTAGATTTAATTAGTAATAAAAAACTATATAATATTTTTAAAAATCGTTCTAATATTATTATGAAAATTCGCAATTTTATGGTAGAAAATCATTTCTTGGAAGTAGAAACTCCAATGTTACAAAACATTC
The nucleotide sequence above comes from Buchnera aphidicola (Brachycaudus tragopogonis). Encoded proteins:
- the cysI gene encoding assimilatory sulfite reductase (NADPH) hemoprotein subunit, whose protein sequence is MNKKNKIIEPIQKLTDAERIKKNSNYLRGTIVEDLKNEITNGFSGDNFSLIRFHGMYQQDDRDLRLERHEQKLEPRYAMMLRCRLPGGVIKAKKWLDIDYFASKNTLYGTIRLTNRQTFQFHGILKNKLKDVHKMLHRIELDSLATANDVNRNVLCTSNPMESLIHKEAYEWARKISELLLPHTKAYAEIWLDKKKVSTTDKEPILGKTYLPRKFKTTVVVPPYNDVDLYANDMNFIAIVKNQTIIGFNILIGGGLSFIHGNKNTWPFLATEMGYVSVKNTLLFAESIVTTQRDWGDRTDRSNAKTRYTINRFSLESFKKEVEKRAKVSFKPIRPYHFLSRGDRFGWIKDIHNYWNLTLFIQNGRIYDNDNQLLKSGLSKIAEIHDGNFRITSNQNIIISEVLEQKKDKIEKIALSYGLINKISNLRQNSMSCVSFPTCPLAMAEAERMLSHFISQLEDIMFKCGLEEESIIVRVSGCPNGCGRSLLAEIGLIGKSLGRYNLYIGGNRIGSRIAKIYKENITEKEILIYLKSLIKEWSIERIKKEAFGDFVIRKGVVKEIINPVYDFWN
- a CDS encoding DsbA family protein, with protein sequence MKKIFIILWSIFLSYNAIAHEFNNRKEYTVKNKNMTHVPYVMEFFSFFCPYCYELEKTYNINQLIKKNIHQNIKIQKYHVNFLGGKFSYILTKSWIIAQQIGIEEKIVLPLFKGIQETHTIKDIDSIKKLFQKEAGINQNQFNNFWNSITINILVQKKNQCVAKSHLDYVPIMIINGKYVINYSTLEKKFKKNFSEKYIKLIKFLINKDRNNSI
- the mutS gene encoding DNA mismatch repair protein MutS: MHKKINIDLNLNNHTPMIKQYLSLKSQYPDMLLFYQMGDFYELFYEDAERISKLLKITLTKKGYSNKNIIPMAGIPCHTAEYYLSKLVKLGESIAVCDQVKEDFSKKKLITRKIVRVITPGTITDEAFLEENEDNFIAAIWKENNQFAYAILDISLGFFGVSRHFYPSSLLSEIERTNPKEILYPENFSDVFLIKNRKCIRQRPLFEFDLETAYKLLNLQFKTCSLNGFGIEKSDFIIRPAGCLLQYVKFMHMNVLPHIRNLKNNYMEDNIFMHISTRKSLEITQNISGETKNTLSSILNKTVTSMGSRMLNRWLHSPLKNFKIVRNRHESVKILQLFYKEVQSILRQVNDLERIYSRLALRTASPHDFIRMRATLQILPKLHVILKKIKFKHIKNIRLSIGYFSEILILLNKAISINPSRFIRDGGVIASNYNIHLDKLRDIKISSADFIKKFEQREKNKLMIESFKIRFNNIIGYYIQVHKRHINLIPKHYIRIQTLKNTERYSIPLLKKHEEKVANAETQALSLERKLYEEIFDIIAPFLDRLKDSASALSELDVLTNLSERSISLNYVCPIMTKKYGISLLDSRHPVVECFLNTPFISNSIVLSKNQRMIMITGPNMGGKSTYMRQIALIVIMAWMGSFVPAKFALIGVIDKIFTRIGSADDLSNGYSTFMMEMTEISNILHNATCNSLVLIDELGRGTSTNEGLSLAWSCTQYLIDKIKSMTLLSTHFFELTKMSLTNKYVKNFHFTAFENHSHIAFLYKIKNGVSRKSYGISVASLSGLPDIVIQHAKEKLIDLEKNM
- a CDS encoding assimilatory sulfite reductase (NADPH) flavoprotein subunit yields the protein MKNQNMFDILLPLSSEQLNNLKKLENTCSNIQCAWLSGYFWKIANQLPDLPSLQINQNNSEQRITIISASQTGNAKLLSERLYEYLKNNNKNVNLINALDYKFKKIQDEKILILIISTQGEGEPPEEAFSLYKFLMSKKAPQLKNLYYSIFGLGDTSYNFFCQAGKDFDKRLQELGGKSLLNRFDSDIEYENDYIKWSKELLASINKYISNNNVSFASSKHEIHPLTKHSVYNKNNPATAIISINQKITGRNSNKDIRHIEIDIRNLNIHYKPGDALGVWYKNDTNLVKKILELTSIKEFNKITISNNTITIFDALKNHFELTNNTKNIVKKYAFLTKNKFLKNIISNEIYFQNYVLETPLSKMFYDHPFKISSEELIDLLRPLTPRLYSISSSQDENDEEIHITVGVVKKVISGHVYLGGASGYLSQSLKPDDTIKIFIEKNNNFRLPIDQNTPIIMIGSGTGIAPFRAFMQQRDNDGSKGKNWIFFGNPCFTEDFLYQIEWQQYMKKGLLTKMSLAWSQDQEYKVYIQDKIKENSKEVWSWIQDGAQIYVCGNASKMAKDVEKALLDVISKNTGMNLEYADEFLNNLRLNQRYKRDVY